The Mauremys reevesii isolate NIE-2019 linkage group 1, ASM1616193v1, whole genome shotgun sequence genome segment CAGAGGAGCTGGGTGTGATGGGGAGATGGCCTCAGCTGTATTGTTAACAGAGGGGAACAAGGCTCATAGGGTCGGACCCCCCCTTAGGCAGGAATCAAGCATGGGGGACCCAGTGGCGGGGCCAGTCCTGACACTCaagaggcctgggttcaattcctgcttcAGACAGGTCCATCCTGGGTGATCCTGAGCAAGTCCCTGCGGCTGGACGCACAGAGTCTCTGGGGTAGAGCGGTGCAGCATGGCGCTGTCAGTCACTTCGATCCCTGGGCTCCACGATGCGGAGCTTGgtgcctgggctccctgcacaGAGACTGGGAGAGGTGGGTGCCTGGGAAGGGGACCCACAAAGCCAGCACACCAGGCAGGGAGCCACATACACCAGCCAGGTGCTACCCCGCCactggagccagtctctaggaaagtatcagaggggtagccatgttagtctggatctgtaaaagcagcaaagagtcctgtggcaccttatagactaacagactttttggagcatgagctttcgtgggtgaatacccactgagtcggatgcatgtagttgaaatctccaggggcaggtataaatatatgcaagcaagaagcaggctacagataacgaggttagttcaatcagggaggatgaggccctcttgtagcagctgaggtgtgaaaacacctcatcagggatctacaactcatcctggacaatgaccccacactttcacaggccttgggtggcaggccagtccttgcccacagacaacctgccaacctgaagcatattctcaccagtaactgcacactgcaccatagtaactctaactcaggaaccaatccatgcaacaaacctcaatgccaactctgcccacatatctacaccagcgacaccatcacaggacctaaccagatcagccacaccatcaccggttcattcacctgcacgtctaccaatgtaatatacgccatcatatgccagcaatgcccctctgctatatacatcagccaaactggacagtctctacggaaaaggataaatggacacaaatcagatattaggaatggcaatatacaaaaatctgtaggagaacacttcaacctccctggccataccatagcagatcttaaggtggccatcctacagcaaaaaaacttcaggaccagactccaaagagaaactgctgagattcagttcatctgcaaatttgacacctggaattgacacctcctcatctattattgggagtggactacatccaccctgatcgaattggccctgacaacactggttctccacatgtgaggtaactcccttctctttatgtgtcagtatataatgcctgcaacTGTagctttcactccatgcatctgaagaagtggggtttttacccatgaaatcttatgcccaaataaatctgttggtctttcaggtgccaccggactccttgttgtttttgtggatacagactaacctggCTACCCCCTGATAGCTGGAGATGGTAACCCTgttaataatgatgcagaaaGGGCAAAAATGTTCAATACACCTTTCTgtgctgtatttggaaagaagcaggatgatgcACTCAGATCACATGAACTTCTTTCCAGTCCACTGATAACTATGGAGAATGGTCAACAGCACCTACTAGGgatcaatatttttaaatcagcagcccCAGATATCTCACATCCAAAAAGTCCTAAAGGAGTTGCCTGGGGAGATCTCTGTTCAACTGAAGGTAATTTTAATAAATATTGGAAGACCAGAGATATCCAGTATTATGTAAATATTCTAAAAGTGTGATGTGGGTATTAAATGCTTGGTGGCTTTACATCAGTCCTGGGCataataatggaaaagctgataggGGATTtagtcaataaagaattaaaagttgCCCTTTTTAGATGACAACATATTTGAGTGATAAAGGGAACTGGGGAGATGTAATAGATTTAGACCATTGCAAGTTTGACCTAGTACCACATGACACTCAGATTAATTAACTAGCACTAGACACTATCACTAGAGAATCTCAGAAAGGAGATGTCcatggggaatcatcatctaATGGGATTCTTTCTAGTGGTTCACAAATGGCACCTGATGGCAATTGATGTATGCTGCTAGGGGGATGATTCACTGGCAGCAGGGAGGTGCCTATTTCCATGTGGGCCTGTCAGCTGTGAGCCTCTGCTGGCATGAGATGTATAGGACAGGTCAGTGCTTTCTTATGAGAgaaataagaacggccagactgggtcaggccacagctccatctagcccagtatcctgtcttctgatagtggccaatgtcaggtgccccagagggaaggaacagaacagataatcagcaagtgatccatcccctgtcggtCAGTCCCATCTTCTTGCAAACAGGGGtgtgggacaccatccctgctcatcctggctaatagccattgatggacgtatcctccatgaatttatctatttcttttttgaaccctgttatattcttggctttcacaacatcctctggcaaggagttccacaggttgactgtgcgttgtgtgaaaaagatacttccttttgtttattttaaacctgctgcctattaatttcatttagtgacccctagtaCTTGTgctatgggaaggagtaaataacgctgccttattcactttctccacatcagtcatgaatTTATAAACCTCTAACGTGTCTCCCTTTAGTTATCtttttttcaaactgaaaagtcccagtcttttaaatctctcttcatacagaaactgctccatacccctaatcattattGTTGCCCTTTCccgaaccttttccaattccaatatattctGGGTGGAGCTCTCAGTTCCTCTGGCTGGAGCTCTTCCACTTTGtgcaatacattttatttttattcagtaAAGGCATCATAGTGAGAGAGGGACACCCCAGGTTGGcgggacagagggctcagtggccCCACAGTCCTGGTTGCACcccggggatcccatcacagGAGTTCTGTCCTTGGGGTAGTCCCAGAAAATGCAGGGACGCTTAAAAGCACCCCTGTCCGGGCACGTTGTTCAAAGCCAAGGACGCTGGCTGGTGATGCTTGGAGGAAACAGCCAAGTTCACAGACGTCCACTTCTCACTTTTAAAGAACTCTTTCCTCCTTTCTGTGTACAAGGAGCAGGATCCCTGtgtcaaaacacatttttatctGCTCTTCCCATCCTTCAGTGTCTCTAGTGTCCCAACTACTCACTGTGCTAGAACCCAGGCAATGCCCCTTGCTTAGGATGCTGGCAGCTGTTGCTCCATCATGCGATGAAAACATGCTGTGATATGATTGAATATGACCATTTTTATCATTCTTGCTACCATggttatacaattgcaacaaatgTTGTACAAAGTATGTCCGGCCACGTGTCAGAGGGAAAGTAATTATTGGCTACGTATGATTATcctgtgtatatgtgtgtatcatCTTTGTGTCTGAAGTTATTAATTCCAAGCAcagggcagaggatataaaaggacCCCGAGACAgctccatcttgtcttcatttCTCTAACTGGGTTTCCAACAAGGAAGCTCTGAACAGGGACTAATGACCCCCAGCATGCTTGGGTAATTTTCAGAGACTTTTGCAATCAAGCcctttattccatcactgctatgaTCCTGATCTCTGAAAACTGAAAAGTCTCTTGAATGTATCTGATCTATTGACCATTTATAACTCTTGTTCCTTTCTTTTATTACTAAACCTTTAGTATTTAATTGCTAAAGGGATGGCagcagcatgattattgggtaagatctgagttatatatccACATGCATAAATGGCTGATCTCTTCAGATTAGAAGAACCCTATATGTGGTGGAAATTGGTGTTCACTGACTGCTCATCATGGCGTCCAGCTTCTGGGTGGTGAGCCATGGGAGGTGCCTAACCAAGTGAGGGGAGCAgagctaatgagccaattcaattaaggtggaagtggcctattctcaacaattgacaagaaggggtgaataggAAGGGAGGGAAAATCACTTTtatagtgctaatgaggccagtgcaatcaaggtggcccattataaacagttgacaagaaggtgtgagtatcagcagagggaaattactctttgtagtgacccatccactcccagtctttattcaggcataatttgatggtgtccagtttgcaaattaattccagttctgcagtctcttgttggagcctgtttttgaaggtttttttgttgaagaattgccgcTTTTAAGTCtcttattgagtgtccagggaggttgacgtgttctctgactggtttttgaatgttatgattcttgatctctgatttgtgtccatttattcttttgcgtagagactgtccagtttggccaatgtacatggcagaggggcattgctggcacatgatggcatctatcacattggtagatgtgcaggtgaacgagcccctgatggtgtggttgatgagattaggtcctatgatgatgtcccttgaatagatatgggaacaggcccaacaaagaaagtaacagaacgccactagctgtcacctacagccccaactaaaacctctccagtgcatcatcaaggaactacaacctatcctgaaagatgatccctcactctcacagaccttgggagataggctggtcctcgcttacagacagctccccaacctgaagcaaaatctcactagcaactacacaccacacaacaaaaacactaacccaggaaccaatctctgcaacaaaccccgttgccaactttTTCTGTATATCTATTTAAGAGACACCATCATAGGTCAGAGTCCCTAGCTGCTGATCCGTTGTTTTGAATCTCAGACCGGGCTTGTACGGTCCATGCAGCAGAAGAGATGCATGGGGCTGCATTGGTTTCTTTGGTGCCGGTGATCAACCCagatttcagtggggctgcagccacttacaccagctgaggatttggcccaagaCATTGAACTAGAGATAAAGCGTAGACAGAGACCAGTGAGCTGGGAGGGAagagtcccagctctgccacggattagctgtgtgaccttgggcacagcTTCTCCATACATTAAATGGagattagtatttattatttctaGTGTGCTGCTACCAAAAGTCCCTAATCAGGACCTTTGAGTCATACCCTGCACTGATTTGATTCCTTACAGCACATCGTTGCCCTTTATGCTCTGTGCAGAGTTCCAAGCCGCGTGTGGTCCCTGGTAAACAAGCAAGACAATGCTGAAGACTGAACTGTGTTGAAACCTTTTATGCGTCTGTAGTTTTTAGCTGTTTCTTTAAGAAATTCCTCCTGTTTAAGAACAACTATATCTCCACTGATCACAACACACAAATAGCCACACTGTATCTAATAAGACCCAGAGGAGCAATGCCGGTTCAGGGCTAGAGCAGTGGTGCTGGGGTTCAGGATTTACGgtttctattctcagctctgccaccaaATCAttttgtggccttgggcaaatcactttactGCTGCTTGGCTCCATGACCTTGCAGCTGCGCTAAAGATCTTTCAGATGTAGTGACCAAAAGTGTCATGCAAAGTGTATGTTAGACTCAGCTTCACTGttctgcttcagcccctgggcaatgggggcCCTGTAGTTCCAGATAAGGTGCCGTGTACGTGTTTAAATACCCAGCTAATGGAAGCTGTGCCATTTATCTCCCTCCCTCTGAGTTACCAAAGCCACCCCGGCCTCTGCCCAGAATCCCGCCTTCCCAGCTAACAAAGGGGCTTAACTTTCAACTGCCCTCACCTGTTGTCCTCCTACATTCACACGTAATCCCTTGCCCTTCCCCCGAGGCCTGGCTCAGAGCAAAGGGCTCCCAGCCCATACCCATAGGTGGGAGcaacaaatcatagaatcatagaaaagagggttggaagagacctgaggaggtcatctagtccaacccccctgctcaaagcaggacctccCCAGCTAAGTCATCcaaaccagggctttgtcaagctgggctttaaaaaacctctaaggaaggagattccaccacctccctaggtaacccattcctgctgtgtttcctaatatccaacctagacctccctcagtACAGCCTGAGACCATCGCTGAAAGCTATGGAAATAAGCCACACAATGGTGTCTTCCCTCAGGACTTCGCATCTGAGCTTTAGGGCCCACAAGCTGTATGATGCACAATCTCCGCTGACTGCCCCACAACCCTGCTCCCAACCCTCAGCTGATTTTATACAGTATCCTGGCTTGCCTCTCCAACCTGGATTGACCGGTATGCCCCAGCGCTATGTACTCACTGCTCTCATTCCATGTTCCTTGACAGGCTGCAGCAGAtcctgtcccagccccacagcagagggagcccaggctcagTGGGAGGAAGGCAGAGATGATCCAGCAAGTGGATGGGTTtggagaggaggggagtgagtAACAGGGGTGGGGCTTTGTGGGAAAAAGCAGAGCTgaggtggggcattggaggaagagATGGAGAAGGGAGTGGAGCCCTGGGGAGGTGGGACAGAGGAAACAGCCTTGTGGAaagagttgaggtgcaggaaggcCTTGGTGAATACGAAAGGCAGGGTGCAGGGCCTCAGAGGTCCACTTATCAGCAATTTGAAAGCTGGCCATTCTATGAGAGAATGAGTTGTACACAGAATGATTCCTCAGTTTGTCACACTGTCACAACACAAGAAGTCCAGGAAAGGGTTTAATGTCACTTTCACTGTCCTGTCACTGACTCAGGgaagggggcccagcaccatgtcaccagccaggTCTTCATGGATCTTGGTCTGAGAGCCAGAgaaccaggagaaaactttaaGTCCCTTTATGTGTAAAGAGacggagcagcctgtcccggatctgtttggtcctcaccccgtagatgatggggtttagcacAGGGGGCATCAGGAGGTAAACGTTGGCAATGAGAAcgtggaaatgcaggggcacattcTGGGCAAATCGGTACATGAGGGAGATGAAGAGACCAgggatgtaaaaggctaaaaTGACAAAGAGATGGGAGCTGCAAGTCCccaaagtcttgagccgggcgtcctttgtggggaggctgaagatggccctgaggatctgggtataggacacaGCAATAAAAGCTGCATCCAGATTCATCACACAGAATAGCACAAAGAGGCCGTAGTAACTACTAACACGGGTGTCGGCGCAGGCCAGGTTCACCACGGATATGTGTGCGCAGTACGGCTGGGGGATGacgttggttctgcaatatggccactgcctcgCTAGGAGGGGAAAGGGCAGTATGACTATGCTGCCACGCAGCATCACGGCCAGGCCAATCATGGCCACAAAagagtttgtcaggatggtggaatgtctcagggggtcgcagatggccacatagcgatcaaaagccatggccacgaagATCCCAGACTCTATCACtaagaagcagtgaatgaagtacatctgggtgaggcaggcactgaaatcaatctccctggaattgaaccagaagatgctcagcattttgggaaGTCTGGATGTATGCACGACCAGGtcagtgacagccagcatgcagaggaaatagtacatgggctcatggaggctctgCTCCATCTTCACAGTGAACAGGATAGTGAAGTTCCCCAGGATGGCTATGacgtacatggtgcagaaggggatggagatccagacatgggctgcctccaggccaggaatgccctgcaggatgaaggtggaggggttggtgaagtcggttgtgttgTATTCTGACAttgagtaggggagaaggtgtccaactctgagaCAGAATGGTGTCTCCTGCACGTACCGTATGTtctcctgacttcctgtatatgcCAAAGGTGATGGTTGCAGTACAAATACCTGGGTGAAGAGACAATGTGaatatgagacactacatgcaATACTGGGGGCTGTTCTTATGGGTGAAGCAGATCGGtcgctcttcacacactgaaaaatgacattatCATTGAAATGAACTATGAACAACTGACCCTACTAAtgccaattccatattttatggTGCTCCCTGACTCAATAATTCTTACACATCGTGGTATGGGAAACCTTGCTAGGCACCAGTAGGAGACACACGAGTGTGGATACTGATTTTCCATCATTgttccttaggccttgtctacactgccatgttTTTTCACACACAAGCAGCTTTTGGCAAagaaacagtggaggtgtacacactgcaaagcCACTTTCAGTGATATAACGCCTCAGTTTCAGTGACAGAATACACCACTTTGACAAGAGTTTTACACAAAAGTTTTGTTGGCATTGAGGAAGAGCTGGAGGCAGAAGAAGATGTGGTGCCCAGGCCAGGGTCCCCCAGTGCTGTGTCCAGTGAGGAGCTGTTCCCCACTCTGGAGGTGGCCAGGTAGTCTCTGCAGTCACAATCCGGTGAgccagaagcaggagaggagacccCTGGTAAGTGGTTTTGCTTTGTGAAGTGTGGAGGTGGGTTAAGGGCAGAGA includes the following:
- the LOC120396044 gene encoding olfactory receptor 52M1-like; translation: MSEYNTTDFTNPSTFILQGIPGLEAAHVWISIPFCTMYVIAILGNFTILFTVKMEQSLHEPMYYFLCMLAVTDLVVHTSRLPKMLSIFWFNSREIDFSACLTQMYFIHCFLVIESGIFVAMAFDRYVAICDPLRHSTILTNSFVAMIGLAVMLRGSIVILPFPLLARQWPYCRTNVIPQPYCAHISVVNLACADTRVSSYYGLFVLFCVMNLDAAFIAVSYTQILRAIFSLPTKDARLKTLGTCSSHLFVILAFYIPGLFISLMYRFAQNVPLHFHVLIANVYLLMPPVLNPIIYGVRTKQIRDRLLRLFTHKGT